The Candidatus Palauibacter australiensis region CTATGACGAGGCGGCGGCGATCAACAACACCCTCACCAGCTTTCTCTGGTCCGCGGCCGAGGTCGCCGAGAACCGCGATCGCTTTCTCGAGGCGACGGGTGTGACGGAGGACCGGGTGTCCGGCGTGATCGATGGCGTCGACACCGCCGTGTCGCGCCTGGTATCGGGCGCCGGCGAGGCCACCGAGTACCTGGAAAAGCTCGAAGAGATCAAGACCACGATTGCGGGCAGCTGACCCGCTGACCCACGGCACGGGAGAACGCCCCATGGGCCTGGACTGGAGCAAGATCGCCGCGGAGGCGGCCGAGGAGACCGACCGTCAACTGGCCGGCGATATCTCGTCACTCACCACGATGACCGACCGCGAGATCGAGGAGCTGTTCCCGACCCACGACGACAAGCAGCGGCTGGCGGAGCTGATGGAGATCGTGAACGGAGCAGGCTCGCGGAACGAGAAGGTCACCCGCATCGTCGACAATATCGAGGACCTGGCCGGCACGGTCCTCACGATCGCCGGAAAGCTGGGCTAGCTAGAAGCCGGACCGGGTGAGCGTGATCTCGAGCCTCTGCAGCCCGCCGCTCCCGTCCCCCGGTTGGTACTCGATCGTTCCGGCCAGCCTCGACCGCCCCGTTGCGGCGCCGGTGAAGGTTCCGACGAGGGTCCCCGCCAATGTGAGCGAGACATCCTGTGTCAGGGCCTGGTTGGGCCGCTGCGTCGCCGATCCCGCGAGCGTCCCGGAGTTCTCGAACTCTCCGGTGGTACTCGTGCGGATGGCGTAGGAGCCGGACAGCGCCCCGTCGTCGTCGGTCAGCCGGATTCTGAACCCCCAGGCCCCCAACTGGCCCTCGTAGGTGCCGGTGATGTTGTCCCGCGGGGGGAGCGGCTCGGGCGGAGGCGGCTCGGGCGGCGCGGACGACTCGCCGCACCCCACGAGCAAGAGCACCACGGCTGCGTATCTGAACATCGATCTCCTTGATCCGGCGCCCCTCGCCGAAGCGCACAGAGGGTTCGTTTCATGACCAGCCTCTACCCGCTCACGTGATAGAGGCTCGTCAGCCGCAGCGTCCGTGGGGGACGCACTGCTGACTTCCACCATAGACCCCTGCAGAGGCGCGATCCACCCCTCGGGCTTGACGGAACGTGGTGAGCGTTTTATTCGTAACCATATGGTTACCTTTTCTCGACAGCTGGACGCGACCTTCCGGGCGCTGTCCGATCCGACCCGGCGGGCGATCCTGGCGCGCCTCTCCGAGGGAGAAGCGACGGTCGGCGAACTGGCGGCGCCGTTCGACGTGTCGCGGCCGGCGATCTCGAAACACCTGCGGGTGCTGGAGCGGGCGGGGCTTGTCGACCGGACGCGCGACGGACGCACGAGCCGCTGTGCGCTCGACGCCCGACCGATGCGGGAAGCCGCGGACTGGGTCGCGACATACCGGGAGTTCTGGGAGGCCGAGCTCGACGCGCTGGCCTCCTATTTCGAGTCAGGAGAATCCGCATGACGATCGATCCTGCACGGACGGTCCGCCTCTCGAGAGTGATCGCGGCCGCCCCCGAGACGGTGTTCCGGGCCTGGACCGACCCGAAGCTGGTGGTGCGCTGGCACGGCCCGCGCGGCGGCAGGATCCTCGGCTACGAGCGCGATCTTGTCGAAGGCGGGGCGTTCACGCTTCGCATGGAGGTGGAGGGAGGGAAGATCTACCAAGTGTTCGGCACGTACCGGGAGGTCGATTTCCCTCGGCGGCTCGTCTACACGTGGGACCTGGAAGAGGCGGAGGACTGGGTCGGGGAAACCCTGGTGACGGTCGAGTTTCTACCCGAGGGGGAGGCGACGCGAATCGTCCTCACTCACGAGGGCTTCCCGACGGCGGAGGACACGGAAGGCCCCCGCGGCGGCTGGGCCGGATGCCTGGAGGCCCTGGAACTCCTGTTCGCTTGATCCCCCGGCCCGGACCCAACCGGTAGTCGGACCTGCCGCCTGTTCAGGGCTATCAGCGCTGGGCGGTTACCTGAGTCACGTCGTACCAGTTCACGCGGCGCTCCGGGATCACGCCGCCGACGTCGCGCTGCACCAGGACCGCGAGCGTGTTCCCCAGGACATCCATCGCCACGACCTTGTC contains the following coding sequences:
- a CDS encoding metalloregulator ArsR/SmtB family transcription factor, which produces MVTFSRQLDATFRALSDPTRRAILARLSEGEATVGELAAPFDVSRPAISKHLRVLERAGLVDRTRDGRTSRCALDARPMREAADWVATYREFWEAELDALASYFESGESA
- a CDS encoding SRPBCC domain-containing protein, whose amino-acid sequence is MTIDPARTVRLSRVIAAAPETVFRAWTDPKLVVRWHGPRGGRILGYERDLVEGGAFTLRMEVEGGKIYQVFGTYREVDFPRRLVYTWDLEEAEDWVGETLVTVEFLPEGEATRIVLTHEGFPTAEDTEGPRGGWAGCLEALELLFA